The proteins below are encoded in one region of Telopea speciosissima isolate NSW1024214 ecotype Mountain lineage chromosome 10, Tspe_v1, whole genome shotgun sequence:
- the LOC122643647 gene encoding transcription factor MYB111-like, whose amino-acid sequence MGRSPCCEKAHTNKGAWTKEEDQRLINYNRAHGEGCWRSLPRAAGLLRCGKSCRLRWINYLRPDLKRGNFTEEEDELIIKLHSLLGNKWSLIAGRLPGRTDNEIKNYWNTHIRLSTSSVNDSRNRQLKFVNIKYKCKIRAVVKISESAQNPNKLYYLCPDDIYGSASWCVPIDAPGEYDLTMDAPREYGFTMNAPRNVGEVTLDDSKSLKRKVKKLEKFNETLKIFWKIMLVLFIVMFVVIIVKICNRKDGNLGGTFVCC is encoded by the exons atGGGTCGTTCTCCTTGCTGTGAGAAAGCCCACACCAACAAAGGTGCATGgaccaaagaagaagatcagCGCCTCATCAACTACAACAGAGCCCATGGCGAGGGCTGCTGGAGATCTCTCCCCAGAGCCGCAG GTTTGCTGCGTTGTGGAAAGAGTTGCAGATTAAGATGGATAAATTACCTGAGGCCTGATCTCAAAAGAGGCAATTttactgaagaagaagacgagctCATCATCAAACTCCATAGTTTACTTGGAAACAA aTGGTCTCTAATTGCTGGTAGATTACCCGGAAGAACGGACAATGAAATCAAGAACTATTGGAATACCCACATCAGG CTATCAACCTCTAGTGTGAATGATAGCAGGAATAGGCAGTTGAAGTTTGTAAACATCAAATACAAGTGTAAAATAAGAGCTGTAGTGAAGATCTCAGAGTCAGCTCAGAACCCAAACAAGCTTTACTATCTATGTCCAGATGACATATATGGATCTGCATCATGGTGTGTGCCCATTGATGCACCAGGGGAATATGATTTGACTATGGATGCACCAAGGGAATATGGTTTTACCATGAATGCACCAAGAAATGTGGGAGAAGTTACTCTAGATGATTCTAAAAGTCTAAAGAGAAAAGTAAAAAAGCTGGAGAAGTTCAATGAAACATTGAAGATTTTTTGGAAGATCATGTTAGTTTTGTTTATTGTTATGTTTGTTGTCATTATTGTAAAGATTTGCAATAGGAAAGATGGAAATCTTGGTGGAACTTTTGTTTGTTGTTAG
- the LOC122643648 gene encoding uncharacterized protein LOC122643648 — translation MVLTTGFRPEKPQYRIKCRHRSGITLTPENQLIIKLPNSNVLKATARSVLLALAIIISSWFGSLVIWDPSLSYSPVADEAPIHGESLLPMLLRDLIREGLLKSDDKSLFVNRHDDGDEEIAHGAQILNAYDIVSESDAERQSSIQDDTFDFVFTSGFVAGEFIDRSIKTGGIVAIQLSNDASNAFHKPSNYKIVYLRQFEFTVLAMKKTGPAEIKSPAKRCLCPFSSEAKRAALNGLEDVLLEPPQASSVKQNNKYLKRTKYLPDLMGDSLKEYPRRLFIDVGSPDKNDNGGPTWFAQNYPTRNRDFEMYKIETVNEEVLDEAEPQMRMSDWVTNNLREEDYVVMKAQAEVVEEMMNSRAICLVDELFLECEHQGLGGRKSKSKRAYWECLALYGRLRDEGVAVHQWWG, via the coding sequence atggtgtTAACTACAGGATTTCGACCCGAAAAGCCCCAGTATAGGATCAAGTGCCGGCACAGAAGTGGTATCACCCTGACTCCTGAGAATCAGCTCATAATTAAGCTACCCAATTCAAATGTTCTGAAGGCTACCGCTCGATCGGTGCTTTTGGCCTTGGCCATTATCATTTCTTCCTGGTTTGGATCACTTGTCATTTGGGACCCTTCCTTATCTTACAGTCCTGTAGCCGATGAGGCACCCATCCATGGTGAATCATTGTTGCCTATGCTCCTTCGTGATTTAATCCGCGAGGGTCTCTTGAAATCGGACGACAAATCCCTGTTCGTGAACCGACACGACGATGGCGATGAAGAGATAGCTCATGGTGCCCAAATCTTGAACGCCTACGACATCGTCTCTGAATCTGATGCCGAGCGACAGAGCTCGATCCAAGATGACACATTTGATTTCGTCTTCACGTCTGGCTTCGTTGCCGGCGAGTTCATCGATAGAAGCATCAAGACCGGCGGAATTGTCGCCATTCAATTGAGCAATGACGCATCGAATGCCTTCCACAAACCATCAAATTACAAAATTGTGTACCTCAGGCAATTCGAATTCACTGTCTTGGCGATGAAGAAGACCGGACCTGCTGAGATAAAGTCACCGGCGAAGAGATGCCTTTGCCCATTTTCATCGGAAGCAAAGAGGGCAGCATTGAATGGCTTGGAGGATGTGCTGCTTGAACCACCACAAGCTTCTTCAGTGAAGCAAAATAACAAATACTTGAAGAGGACCAAATACCTCCCTGACTTAATGGGTGATTCTTTAAAAGAGTACCCTCGTCGCCTATTCATCGATGTTGGCTCACCGGACAAGAACGACAATGGCGGACCGACATGGTTCGCACAGAATTACCCAACAAGGAACCGAGATTTTGAGATGTATAAGATAGAGACTGTAAACGAAGAGGTGTTGGATGAAGCGGAACCACAGATGAGAATGTCGGACTGGGTGACGAATAATCTAAGAGAAGAGGACTACGTGGTAATGAAGGCACAAGCAGAGGTAGTGGAGGAGATGATGAATAGCAGAGCTATATGTTTGGTGGACGAGCTTTTTTTAGAGTGCGAACACCAGGGCTTGGGAGGGAGGAAGAGCAAGAGCAAGAGGGCGTATTGGGAGTGTTTGGCTCTCTATGGAAGGTTGAGGGACGAAGGAGTTGCTGTGCATCAATGGTGGGGTTGA
- the LOC122643651 gene encoding uncharacterized protein LOC122643651 — protein sequence MVLAPGFRPEKPQYRTKHRHRTGITVNPENQLIIKLPNSNVLKVTARSVLLAFAIITSSWLGSLVIWDPSLSYSPVADEAPIHSESLLPMLLRDLIREGLLKSDDKSLFVNRHGDGDEEIAHGAQILNAYDIVSESDAERHLSIPDDTFDFVFATGFLAGEFIDRSLKTGGIVAIQLSNDASDAFHKPSNYKIVYLRQFEFTVWAMKKIGPAEIKSPTKRCLCPFSSIAKRAALNGLEDVLLEPPQASLVKQNNKYLKRTKYLPDLMGDSLEEYPRRLFIDVGSPEKNDYGGPTWFAQNYPTRNRDFEMYKIKTINEEVLDEMEPQMRMSDWVTKNLREEDYVVMKAEAEIVEEMMKSRAICLVDELFLECEHQGLGGRRSKSKSNRAYWECLALYGRLRDVGVAVHQWWG from the coding sequence atggtgttaGCTCCAGGATTTCGACCTGAAAAGCCGCAGTATAGGACCAAGCACCGGCACAGAACTGGGATCACCGTGAATCCTGAGAATCAGCTCATAATTAAGCTACCCAATTCAAATGTTCTGAAGGTTACCGCTCGATCGGTACTTTTGGCCTTTGCCATTATCACATCTTCCTGGCTTGGATCACTTGTCATTTGGGACCCTTCCTTATCTTACAGTCCTGTAGCCGATGAGGCACCCATCCATAGTGAATCATTGTTGCCTATGCTTCTTCGTGATTTAATCCGCGAGGGTCTCTTGAAATCGGACGACAAATCCCTGTTCGTGAACCGACACGGCGATGGCGATGAAGAGATAGCTCATGGTGCCCAAATCTTGAACGCCTATGACATCGTCTCTGAATCTGATGCCGAGCGACATCTCTCGATCCCAGATGACACATTTGATTTCGTCTTCGCGACTGGCTTCCTTGCCGGCGAGTTCATCGATAGAAGCCTCAAGACCGGCGGAATTGTCGCCATTCAATTGAGCAATGACGCATCGGATGCCTTCCACAAACCATCGAATTACAAAATTGTGTATCTCAGGCAATTCGAATTCACTGTCTGGGCGATGAAGAAGATCGGACCTGCTGAGATAAAGTCACCGACGAAGAGATGCCTTTGCCCATTTTCATCGATAGCAAAGAGGGCAGCATTGAATGGCTTGGAGGATGTGCTGCTTGAACCACCACAAGCTTCTTTAGTGAAGCAAAATAACAAATACTTGAAGAGGACCAAATACCTCCCTGACTTAATGGGTGATTCTTTAGAAGAGTACCCTCGTCGCCTATTCATCGATGTTGGCTCACCAGAAAAGAACGACTATGGCGGACCGACATGGTTTGCACAGAATTACCCAACAAGGAACCGAGATTTTGAGATGTACAAGATAAAGACTATAAACGAAGAGGTGTTGGATGAAATGGAACCACAGATGAGAATGTCGGACTGGGTGACGAAAAATCTAAGAGAAGAGGACTACGTGGTGATGAAGGCAGAAGCAGAGATAGTGGAGGAGATGATGAAGAGCAGAGCTATCTGTTTGGTGGATGAGCTTTTTCTAGAGTGCGAACACCAAGGCTTGGGAGGGAGGAGGAGCAAGAGCAAGAGCAACAGGGCCTATTGGGAGTGCTTGGCTCTCTATGGAAGGTTGAGGGACGTCGGAGTTGCTGTGCATCAATGGTGGGGTTGA
- the LOC122642527 gene encoding fasciclin-like arabinogalactan protein 7, whose protein sequence is MAVTMIFTVTSVLILLSSSFTSAQLVASPAFSPTLAPAPAPAPATDYVNLVDLLTVAGPFHTFLNLLESTKVIQTFQDQANNTKQGITIFIPKDSAFSSLKKPPLSNLTQDQQKSLILFHGLSQYYTLSDFNSLSQSSPVTTMAGGQYTLNFTDVSGTVHLNSGWTNTKVSSSVHSTNPVSLFQVDKVLLPEAIFGEAPPPAPAPAPSPEIAPTADSPPSLTEQGSSPLSSSSSSHRIICWGALHYLALAISGGLILIF, encoded by the coding sequence atggcagtTACCATGATTTTCACGGTTACCAGTGTACTAATCCTGTTGAGTTCTTCATTTACAAGTGCTCAGTTGGTTGCATCTCCGGCATTCTCTCCAACTCTGGCACCGGCACCGGCACCAGCACCGGCAACGGATTACGTCAACCTCGTGGATCTATTGACTGTTGCTGGACCATTCCACACTTTCCTCAACTTACTTGAATCAACCAAAGTGATTCAAACATTCCAAGACCAAGCCAACAACACTAAACAGGGAATAACCATCTTTATTCCTAAAGACAGTGCCTTCTCATCTCTTAAAAAGCCTCCTCTGTCAAATCTAACTCAAGATCAGCAAAAGTCACTTATCCTCTTCCATGGATTATCCCAATATTATACTCTATCTGATTTCAATAGCTTGAGCCAATCAAGCCCTGTAACCACAATGGCAGGTGGGCAGTACACTTTGAATTTCACAGATGTCTCAGGAACTGTTCACCTTAACTCAGGCTGGACCAACACCAAGGTGAGCAGCAGTGTACATTCTACAAACCCTGTTTCATTGTTTCAGGTTGATAAGGTCCTTCTTCCTGAAGCAATCTTTGGTGAAGCCCCTCCTCCAGCTCCGGCGCCGGCACCATCTCCTGAGATTGCTCCAACCGCCGATAGTCCTCCAAGCTTAACCGAACAGGGATCTTCTCCCttatcttcatcttcctcttctcacAGGATCATCTGCTGGGGTGCCTTGCATTACTTGGCTCTGGCAATATCAGGTGGATTGATCTTAATCTTCTAA